From Pseudomonas fluorescens, one genomic window encodes:
- the rnr gene encoding ribonuclease R, with amino-acid sequence MADWQSLDPEAAREAEKYENPIPSRELILQHLADRGSPAAREQLVEEFGLTTEDQIEALRRRLRAMERDAQLIYTRRGTYAPVDKLDLILGRISGHRDGFGFLVPDDGSDDLFMSPAQMRLVFDGDRALARVSGLDRRGRREGVIVEVVSRAHETIVGRYFEEGGIGFVVADNPKIQQEVLVTPGRNASAQIGQFVEVKITHWPTPRFQPQGDVVEVVGNYMAPGMEIDVALRTYDIPHVWPEAVLKEAAKLKPEVEEKDKEKRIDLRHLPFVTIDGEDARDFDDAVYCESKPGKLRLFSGGWKLYVAIADVSSYVKIGSALDAESQVRGNSVYFPERVIPMLPEQLSNGLCSLNPHVDRLAMVCEMTISKSGEMTDYCFYEAVIHSHARLTYNKVSAMLEQPKTTQARQLRGEYTDVVPHLKQLYSLYKVLLGARHVRGAIDFETQETRIIFGSERKIAEIRPTVRNDAHKLIEECMLAANVATAEFLKKHEIPALYRVHDGPPPERLEKLRAFLGELGLSLHKGKDGPSPKDYQALLASIKDRPDFHLIQTVMLRSLSQAVYSADNQGHFGLNYEAYTHFTSPIRRYPDLLTHRAIRSVIHSKMDTPHVKRAGAMTIPKARIYPYDEATLEQLGEQCSMSERRADEATRDVVNWLKCEFMKDRVGESFPGVITAVTGFGLFVELTDIYVEGLVHVTALPGDYYHFDPVHHRLAGERTGRSFRLGDTVEVRVMRVDLDERKIDFEMAEKTISAPIGRKKRGAETTAPAAKTAAEPAPERGGRRGPAKEKASDAYRPSDAAAKNAEVRKSREMKQALLAEAKSSGKAAAGGKSGRSTTEKSGASKPTKHRKGPPKAGSAPAKSGGARKPKAKS; translated from the coding sequence ATGGCCGATTGGCAGTCCCTCGATCCCGAGGCCGCTCGTGAAGCGGAAAAATATGAAAACCCTATCCCTAGCCGCGAACTGATCCTTCAGCACCTGGCTGATCGTGGTTCGCCTGCTGCTCGCGAGCAGCTAGTCGAAGAGTTTGGTCTGACCACCGAAGACCAGATCGAAGCCCTGCGCCGCCGATTGCGCGCCATGGAGCGCGACGCTCAACTGATCTACACCCGCCGTGGTACCTACGCACCCGTGGACAAGCTCGACCTGATCCTGGGCCGCATCAGCGGTCACCGTGACGGTTTCGGCTTCCTGGTCCCGGATGACGGCAGTGACGACCTGTTCATGAGCCCGGCGCAAATGCGCCTGGTGTTCGATGGTGACCGTGCCCTGGCGCGGGTTTCCGGCCTGGACCGTCGCGGTCGCCGTGAAGGTGTGATTGTCGAAGTGGTATCGCGTGCCCACGAAACCATCGTCGGTCGTTATTTCGAAGAAGGTGGCATTGGTTTCGTCGTTGCCGACAACCCGAAGATCCAGCAGGAAGTGTTGGTGACCCCGGGTCGAAATGCCAGCGCCCAGATCGGCCAGTTCGTCGAGGTGAAGATCACTCACTGGCCAACACCGCGCTTCCAGCCGCAAGGCGATGTGGTCGAGGTCGTGGGTAACTACATGGCGCCGGGCATGGAAATCGACGTTGCCCTGCGCACCTACGATATTCCCCACGTCTGGCCTGAGGCAGTGCTTAAGGAAGCGGCCAAGCTCAAGCCGGAAGTTGAAGAGAAGGACAAAGAGAAGCGCATCGACCTGCGCCATCTGCCGTTCGTCACCATCGACGGCGAAGATGCCCGCGACTTCGATGACGCGGTGTACTGCGAGTCCAAGCCAGGCAAGCTGCGCCTGTTCTCCGGCGGCTGGAAGTTGTACGTGGCGATTGCCGACGTTTCCAGTTACGTGAAGATCGGTTCAGCGCTGGATGCGGAATCCCAGGTGCGCGGCAACTCGGTGTACTTCCCCGAGCGTGTGATACCGATGCTGCCTGAGCAGTTGTCCAACGGCCTGTGCTCGCTGAACCCACATGTCGATCGCCTGGCCATGGTCTGCGAGATGACCATCTCCAAATCCGGCGAAATGACCGACTACTGCTTCTATGAAGCGGTTATCCACTCTCACGCACGCCTGACCTACAACAAGGTCAGCGCCATGCTCGAGCAGCCGAAAACCACCCAGGCTCGCCAATTGCGTGGCGAGTACACCGACGTAGTGCCGCACCTCAAGCAGCTTTACTCGCTGTACAAGGTGTTGCTGGGCGCCCGTCACGTACGCGGTGCGATCGATTTCGAAACCCAGGAAACCCGGATCATCTTCGGCTCCGAGCGCAAAATTGCCGAAATTCGGCCGACCGTGCGTAACGATGCCCACAAGCTGATCGAGGAGTGCATGCTGGCGGCCAACGTGGCCACTGCCGAATTCCTGAAAAAGCACGAAATCCCTGCGCTGTATCGGGTCCATGATGGTCCGCCGCCGGAGCGTCTGGAAAAACTGCGCGCCTTCCTTGGCGAGCTCGGCCTGTCCCTGCACAAAGGCAAGGACGGCCCATCGCCGAAGGACTACCAGGCTCTGCTGGCCAGCATCAAGGATCGTCCGGACTTCCATCTGATCCAGACCGTGATGCTGCGCTCCCTGAGCCAGGCGGTGTATAGCGCTGATAACCAGGGCCACTTTGGCCTGAACTACGAAGCCTATACCCACTTCACCTCACCGATTCGCCGTTACCCGGACCTGCTCACGCATCGGGCGATTCGCAGTGTCATACACTCGAAAATGGACACCCCGCACGTCAAACGTGCTGGCGCGATGACCATTCCGAAAGCGCGCATCTATCCGTACGACGAGGCGACGCTGGAGCAACTCGGCGAGCAGTGCTCGATGAGTGAACGCCGTGCCGACGAAGCCACTCGTGACGTGGTGAACTGGCTCAAGTGCGAGTTCATGAAGGATCGCGTGGGTGAGTCGTTCCCTGGTGTGATCACCGCGGTGACCGGTTTTGGCCTGTTCGTTGAACTGACCGATATCTACGTCGAAGGTCTGGTTCACGTCACCGCCTTGCCGGGCGACTACTACCACTTCGATCCTGTGCATCACCGTCTGGCGGGTGAGCGTACCGGTCGCAGCTTCCGTCTTGGCGATACCGTTGAAGTGCGGGTCATGCGTGTCGACCTCGACGAGCGCAAGATCGACTTCGAGATGGCAGAAAAAACCATTAGCGCACCGATCGGTCGCAAAAAACGTGGCGCCGAGACCACTGCGCCGGCAGCCAAAACGGCAGCAGAACCTGCGCCAGAGCGAGGCGGTCGTCGCGGCCCAGCCAAGGAAAAGGCCTCGGATGCCTACCGTCCAAGCGATGCTGCGGCGAAAAACGCCGAAGTGCGCAAAAGCCGGGAAATGAAGCAGGCCTTGCTCGCCGAAGCAAAAAGCAGTGGCAAAGCAGCGGCCGGTGGTAAGTCCGGGCGTTCGACCACTGAAAAGTCTGGCGCCAGCAAGCCGACCAAACACCGCAAGGGTCCGCCAAAGGCGGGCTCCGCTCCAGCCAAGAGCGGCGGGGCACGTAAACCTAAGGCCAAGTCATGA
- the rlmB gene encoding 23S rRNA (guanosine(2251)-2'-O)-methyltransferase RlmB, with product MSQLEKIYGVHAVEALLRHHPKRVKQIWLAEGRSDPRVQTLVELAGENRVAVGQAERREMDAWVEGVHQGVVAEVSPSQVWGEAMLDELLDRTEGAPLLLVLDGVTDPHNLGACLRSADAAGALAVIVPKDKSATLTPVVRKVACGAAEVIPLVAVTNLARSLEKLQQRGLWVVGTAGEAEVSIYDQDLTGPTILIMGAEGKGMRRLTREHCDYLVNLPMAGSVSSLNVSVATGVCLFEAQRQRGAKAKAAAKKS from the coding sequence ATGAGTCAGTTGGAAAAAATCTACGGCGTGCATGCCGTGGAAGCATTGCTGCGTCATCACCCGAAACGTGTGAAGCAGATCTGGTTGGCCGAAGGCCGTAGCGATCCGCGGGTGCAGACCCTGGTCGAGCTGGCCGGCGAAAACCGCGTCGCGGTGGGCCAGGCCGAGCGCCGTGAAATGGACGCCTGGGTCGAAGGCGTGCACCAGGGCGTGGTGGCTGAAGTCAGCCCGAGCCAGGTCTGGGGCGAGGCAATGCTTGATGAATTGCTGGATCGCACCGAAGGCGCGCCGCTGTTGCTGGTGCTCGACGGTGTGACGGATCCGCACAACCTCGGCGCCTGCCTGCGTTCGGCCGATGCGGCCGGTGCGCTAGCGGTCATCGTGCCGAAGGACAAGTCGGCTACCTTGACTCCGGTTGTACGAAAAGTCGCTTGTGGCGCAGCGGAAGTCATTCCGTTGGTGGCTGTGACCAACCTCGCGCGCTCCCTGGAGAAACTGCAGCAGCGCGGCCTGTGGGTTGTCGGCACAGCAGGCGAGGCCGAGGTCAGTATTTATGACCAGGACCTGACCGGCCCGACCATCCTGATCATGGGCGCTGAAGGCAAAGGCATGCGCCGTCTGACGCGCGAGCATTGCGACTATCTGGTCAACCTGCCGATGGCGGGTAGCGTCAGCAGTCTGAACGTATCCGTGGCAACGGGTGTGTGCCTGTTCGAGGCTCAGCGTCAGCGCGGTGCAAAAGCCAAGGCTGCAGCCAAAAAGTCCTGA
- the rpsF gene encoding 30S ribosomal protein S6, whose product MRHYEIIFLVHPDQSEQVGGMVERYTKLIEEDGGKIHRLEDWGRRQLAYAINNVHKAHYVMLNVECTGKALAELEDNFRYNDAVIRNLVIRREEAVTGQSEMLKAEENRSERRERRDRPEHEGAESADSDDSDNSDNADE is encoded by the coding sequence ATGCGTCATTACGAAATCATCTTTTTGGTCCACCCGGATCAAAGCGAGCAAGTCGGCGGCATGGTTGAGCGTTACACCAAGCTGATCGAAGAAGACGGCGGCAAAATCCACCGTCTGGAAGATTGGGGCCGTCGCCAACTGGCCTACGCAATCAACAATGTTCACAAGGCTCACTACGTGATGCTGAACGTTGAGTGCACTGGCAAGGCCCTGGCCGAGCTGGAAGACAACTTCCGCTACAACGATGCAGTGATCCGTAACCTGGTCATCCGTCGCGAAGAAGCCGTTACCGGCCAATCCGAGATGCTCAAGGCTGAAGAAAACCGCAGTGAGCGCCGTGAGCGTCGCGACCGTCCTGAGCACGAAGGCGCTGAAAGCGCTGATAGTGATGACAGCGACAACAGCGATAACGCTGACGAGTAA
- the rpsR gene encoding 30S ribosomal protein S18 translates to MARFFRRRKFCRFTAEDVKEIDYKDLNTLKAYVSETGKIVPSRITGTKARYQRQLATAIKRARFLALLAYTDSHGR, encoded by the coding sequence ATGGCACGTTTCTTCCGTCGTCGTAAATTCTGCCGCTTCACCGCTGAAGACGTGAAAGAGATCGATTACAAAGATCTCAACACTCTGAAAGCCTACGTATCCGAGACCGGCAAAATCGTTCCAAGCCGCATCACCGGTACCAAAGCTCGTTATCAGCGTCAGCTGGCCACCGCTATCAAGCGCGCCCGCTTCCTGGCCCTGCTGGCCTACACCGACAGCCACGGCCGCTGA
- the rplI gene encoding 50S ribosomal protein L9: MQLILLEKVANLGNLGDKVNVKAGYGRNYLLPYGKATAATAANLAAFEERRAELEKAAADKKASAESRAAQLAELEVTITATAGDEGKLFGSIGTHDIADALTASGVEVAKSEVRLPNGTIRNVGEFDVAVHLHAEVEATVRVVVVAA; the protein is encoded by the coding sequence ATGCAACTGATCCTTCTGGAAAAAGTCGCCAACCTGGGCAACCTGGGCGACAAAGTGAACGTTAAGGCTGGTTACGGCCGTAACTACCTGCTGCCTTACGGCAAAGCTACCGCTGCGACCGCTGCCAACCTGGCTGCGTTCGAAGAGCGTCGCGCTGAGCTGGAGAAAGCTGCAGCAGACAAGAAAGCATCGGCTGAAAGCCGCGCTGCCCAACTGGCCGAGCTGGAAGTGACTATCACTGCCACCGCTGGTGACGAAGGCAAGCTGTTCGGTTCGATCGGTACTCACGACATCGCTGACGCGCTGACCGCCTCTGGCGTTGAAGTTGCGAAAAGCGAAGTTCGTCTGCCGAACGGCACCATCCGCAACGTAGGTGAATTCGACGTAGCTGTGCACCTGCACGCTGAAGTTGAAGCCACCGTACGCGTTGTCGTGGTAGCAGCTTAA
- the dnaB gene encoding replicative DNA helicase — protein sequence MNDISAPEQYDLQTAALKVPPHSIEAEQAVLGGLMLDNNAWERVLDQVSDGDFYRHDHRLIFRAIAKLADQNMPIDVVTLAEQLDKEGQTSQVGGLGYLGELAKNTPSVANIKAYAAIVRQRATLRQLIGISNEIADSAFNPEGRTAEEILDEAERQIFQIAEARPKTGGPVGVNDLLTKAIDRIDTLFNTDNAITGLSTGYTDLDEKTSGLQPADLIIVAGRPSMGKTTFAMNLVENAVLRSDKAVLVYSLEMPGESLIMRMLSSLGRIDQTKVRSGQLEDDDWPRLTSAVNLLNDRKLFIDDTAGISPSEMRARTRRLAREHGEIGLIMIDYLQLMQIPGSGGDNRTNEISEISRSLKALAKEFNCPVVALSQLNRSLEQRPNKRPINSDLRESGAIEQDADVIMFVYRDEVYHPETEHKGIAEIIIGKQRNGPIGFVRLAFIGKYTRFENLAPGSYNFDDDE from the coding sequence ATGAACGATATCTCCGCTCCTGAGCAATACGATCTGCAAACCGCCGCGCTGAAAGTGCCGCCACATTCCATCGAGGCCGAACAGGCTGTACTCGGTGGTCTGATGCTGGACAACAACGCCTGGGAACGCGTGCTCGATCAGGTATCGGACGGTGATTTCTATCGTCATGACCACCGCCTGATTTTCCGTGCGATCGCCAAGCTGGCCGATCAGAACATGCCGATCGACGTCGTGACCCTGGCCGAGCAATTGGACAAGGAAGGGCAGACCTCGCAAGTCGGCGGCCTGGGTTACCTGGGCGAGCTGGCGAAAAACACGCCATCGGTTGCCAACATCAAGGCCTACGCCGCGATCGTTCGCCAACGTGCGACCTTGCGCCAATTGATCGGTATCAGCAACGAGATCGCCGACAGCGCCTTCAACCCGGAAGGGCGTACGGCCGAAGAAATCCTCGATGAAGCTGAACGGCAGATCTTCCAGATCGCCGAGGCCCGGCCGAAAACCGGCGGCCCGGTGGGTGTCAACGACCTGTTGACCAAAGCCATCGATCGCATCGACACCCTGTTTAACACCGACAACGCGATTACTGGCCTGTCCACCGGTTACACCGACCTCGACGAGAAGACCAGCGGCTTGCAGCCCGCAGACTTGATCATCGTCGCCGGTCGTCCATCGATGGGTAAAACCACCTTTGCGATGAACCTGGTGGAAAACGCCGTGTTGCGCAGCGATAAGGCTGTTCTGGTTTACTCGCTGGAGATGCCAGGCGAATCGCTGATCATGCGTATGCTCTCCTCCTTGGGGCGTATCGACCAGACCAAGGTCCGTTCCGGCCAGCTGGAAGACGACGATTGGCCGCGCCTGACCTCGGCGGTCAACCTGCTGAATGATCGCAAGTTGTTCATCGACGATACTGCCGGCATCAGCCCCTCGGAAATGCGCGCCCGAACCCGTCGTCTGGCGCGTGAGCACGGTGAGATCGGTCTGATCATGATCGACTACCTGCAGTTGATGCAGATCCCAGGCTCCGGTGGCGATAACCGGACTAACGAGATTTCCGAGATATCCCGATCCCTGAAAGCCCTGGCCAAAGAGTTCAACTGCCCGGTGGTGGCGCTGTCGCAGCTCAACCGTTCCCTGGAGCAGCGTCCGAACAAGCGCCCGATCAACTCCGACTTGCGTGAATCCGGAGCCATTGAGCAGGACGCCGACGTGATCATGTTCGTGTACCGGGACGAGGTGTATCACCCGGAAACCGAGCACAAAGGCATTGCTGAAATCATCATCGGCAAGCAGCGGAACGGCCCGATCGGCTTTGTTCGGTTGGCGTTCATCGGCAAATACACGCGCTTTGAGAACCTGGCGCCGGGTAGCTATAACTTTGATGACGATGAATAA
- a CDS encoding YgiQ family radical SAM protein, with product MQTAKPLFDYPKYWAECFGPAPFLPMSREEMDQLGWDSCDIIIVTGDAYVDHPSFGMAIIGRLLESQGFRVGIIAQPNWQSKDDFMKLGEPNLFFGVAAGNMDSMINRYTADKKIRSDDAYTPGGMAGKRPDRASLVYSQRCKEAYKHVPIVLGGIEASLRRIAHYDYWQDRVRNSILIDASADILLYGNAERAIVEVAQRLSYGHKIEDITDVRGTAFIRRDTPKDWYEVDSTRIDRPGKIDKIINPYVNTQDTQACAIEQEKGPVEDPQEAKVVQILASPKMTRDKTVIRLPSVEKVRNDAVLYAHANRVLHLETNPGNARALVQKHGEVDVWFNPPPIPMTTEEMDYVFGMPYARVPHPAYGKEKIPAYDMIRFSVNIMRGCFGGCTFCSITEHEGRIIQNRSEESIIREIEEIRDKVPGFTGVISDLGGPTANMYRIACKTPEIESACRKPSCVFPGICPNLNTDHSSLIQLYRSARALPGVKKILIASGLRYDLAVESPEYVKELVTHHVGGYLKIAPEHTEEGPLNQMMKPGIGTYDRFKRMFEKYTKEAGKEQYLIPYFIAAHPGTTDEDMMNLALWLKGNGFRADQVQAFYPSPMATATAMYHSGKNPLRKVTYKSDGVTIVKSEEQRRLHKAFLRYHDPKGWPMLREALTRMGRADLIGPGKNQLIPLHQPSTDSYQSARRKNSTPAGSHKVSGEKTTKVLTQHTGLPPRASDGGNPWDKREQAKAAAFARNQQAAKERKDAAKGKGPKPARKPVVPR from the coding sequence ATGCAAACAGCCAAGCCGTTATTTGACTATCCCAAGTACTGGGCCGAATGCTTCGGTCCAGCGCCATTCCTGCCGATGAGCAGGGAGGAGATGGATCAGCTTGGCTGGGATTCATGCGACATCATCATCGTCACCGGTGATGCCTACGTCGACCATCCATCGTTCGGCATGGCCATCATCGGCCGGCTGCTGGAGTCCCAGGGCTTCCGCGTCGGGATCATTGCCCAGCCAAACTGGCAGTCAAAAGACGACTTCATGAAGCTCGGCGAGCCGAACCTGTTCTTCGGCGTCGCGGCCGGCAACATGGATTCGATGATCAACCGCTACACCGCCGACAAGAAAATTCGTTCCGACGACGCCTATACCCCTGGCGGCATGGCCGGCAAGCGTCCGGATCGCGCGAGCCTGGTGTATAGCCAGCGCTGCAAGGAAGCCTACAAGCATGTGCCGATCGTCCTTGGCGGCATTGAAGCTTCCCTGCGCCGCATTGCCCACTACGACTACTGGCAGGATCGGGTGCGTAACTCGATCCTGATCGATGCCAGCGCTGACATCCTGCTGTACGGCAACGCCGAGCGGGCGATTGTCGAAGTGGCTCAGCGCCTGTCCTACGGGCACAAGATCGAAGACATCACCGATGTGCGCGGCACCGCGTTCATTCGTCGCGACACGCCAAAAGACTGGTACGAAGTCGACTCGACGCGCATCGACCGTCCGGGCAAGATCGACAAGATCATCAACCCGTACGTCAACACCCAGGACACCCAGGCCTGCGCCATCGAGCAGGAGAAGGGGCCGGTTGAGGATCCTCAGGAAGCCAAGGTCGTGCAGATCCTGGCCAGCCCGAAGATGACCCGCGACAAGACCGTGATTCGCCTGCCGTCGGTGGAAAAAGTCCGGAACGACGCAGTGCTTTATGCTCACGCCAACCGCGTGCTGCACCTGGAAACCAACCCGGGCAACGCCCGCGCATTGGTGCAGAAGCACGGTGAAGTCGACGTCTGGTTCAACCCGCCGCCGATTCCGATGACCACCGAAGAAATGGACTACGTGTTCGGCATGCCCTACGCCCGTGTCCCGCACCCGGCGTACGGCAAGGAGAAGATCCCGGCCTACGACATGATCCGCTTCTCGGTGAACATCATGCGCGGCTGCTTCGGTGGCTGCACCTTCTGCTCGATTACCGAGCACGAAGGCCGGATCATCCAGAACCGTTCCGAAGAGTCGATCATTCGCGAGATCGAAGAGATTCGCGACAAGGTGCCGGGTTTTACCGGGGTGATTTCCGACCTTGGCGGCCCGACCGCGAACATGTACCGCATTGCCTGCAAGACCCCGGAAATCGAATCCGCGTGCCGCAAGCCATCGTGCGTGTTCCCGGGCATCTGCCCGAACCTGAACACCGACCACTCGTCGCTGATCCAGCTGTATCGCAGCGCCCGTGCCTTGCCGGGTGTGAAGAAGATCCTGATCGCCTCCGGCCTGCGCTACGACCTCGCGGTCGAGTCGCCGGAGTACGTCAAGGAGCTGGTGACCCACCACGTCGGCGGTTACCTGAAGATCGCCCCGGAACACACCGAGGAAGGTCCGCTCAACCAGATGATGAAACCGGGGATCGGCACCTACGACCGGTTCAAGCGGATGTTCGAGAAGTACACCAAGGAAGCAGGCAAGGAGCAGTACCTGATTCCGTACTTCATCGCCGCCCACCCGGGGACCACCGACGAAGACATGATGAACCTGGCGCTGTGGCTCAAGGGCAACGGCTTCCGTGCCGACCAGGTGCAGGCGTTCTACCCGTCGCCAATGGCCACCGCCACCGCGATGTACCACTCGGGCAAGAATCCGCTGCGCAAGGTCACCTACAAGAGCGACGGCGTGACCATCGTCAAGAGCGAGGAGCAGCGCCGCCTGCACAAGGCGTTCTTGCGCTATCACGACCCTAAAGGCTGGCCGATGCTGCGTGAAGCATTGACCCGCATGGGTCGTGCTGACTTGATCGGGCCGGGCAAGAATCAGTTGATCCCGCTGCACCAGCCGTCCACCGACAGCTACCAGAGCGCTCGTCGCAAGAACTCGACGCCGGCAGGTAGCCACAAAGTGTCGGGTGAGAAGACCACCAAGGTCCTGACCCAACACACCGGGTTGCCACCGCGCGCCAGCGATGGTGGCAATCCGTGGGACAAGCGTGAACAGGCCAAGGCTGCGGCGTTCGCCCGCAACCAGCAAGCGGCCAAGGAACGCAAGGACGCCGCCAAGGGCAAGGGACCGAAGCCGGCCCGCAAGCCGGTGGTGCCACGCTAA